The genomic region aCGCACTCGGAGGAAAGAGCCAACCGCCAGTTCtcttacgtcagctaacagacgcctgcgcagactgctctagagtccagtggcagctctttaaaccactgcatttgacactttgcattgcgcttggtgatgcaagGGTTGGATGCAGatgctcagccttggaaactcgttccatgaagctctctatgctgtttttgagctaatctgaaggccacatggagtttggaggtctgtagtgattgactgtgcgcactatgtgcctcagcagcCGCCGACCCTGCTCTCACATTTTATGTGACATACGACCACTttatgactgagatgctgtcattcccattcacttccatttgttttaattccactgacagttgactgtggaatatttagtagtgaggatcTCTAGGATCTTTGTCtgatatttaattttgtttggtGATCTGAAACATATGCAAACATGAGAAACAGGCAAAAGAATAAGATatcaggaagggggcaaacactttttcacaccactgtatgtCTCATTCTGCTTGACCAATATAATCTGTCAATAATatgatattaataaaacaacCAGACTAGATTGAgctttactgaatatttacagCTTTACTGGTAAATTACTTATTTACCAGCAGACAGAACAGGCATTGCTTAGGTTACATGTTAAACGCAGGCAACACAGGTTGTAGTGAATAACAAAAAACTGAAGAGCAATTTcttgttctgtttattttgtcagCTATTTAGAGATGGTAAGTTCACTGGGTTGATCTGTGCAGCAAAGGAAGTAGCTACACTAGCATTGTCTAAAAAAATCGTATTCCCAGGGTCAAAATTATCCCTTATCAAGCCTATTTTTTGGCTATACCAAGCTATGCTCAAAGCTAAGTTCTGATACAACTGTGTTCTTGCAAGTCTCTATGCTGTCACGTTGTTGATTAAAAACGAACAAATGTTATAGAAGACAATAAATATTTGTTTCAGGATACATAGAGGTAAAATGTTTTGcttcactgttgtcagaagaaaccattttggaaatatgaggttaactttacaggagaaggaaaaaacctgctttatttttttataagtcaatggaaccaagtcattttgggccatttcttttggtccatgttATACATTGCTGTAGTATCTGtacaaggtacctaataaactaTTGACTGTAACTGATGCATTGCtggttttctttctgtttctgtgctgtaGTGGGGCCTGTATCTGTGCGCTTGTCCTCTCCCCCGTCCTTGGAAGAGATAAAAGAGAAGAACCCTCTGGTGACGCTGGGGGGGCGCTACCGCCCACTGGATTGCGAGCCAAGGCACCATACGGCCATCGTGGTCCCCTACCGGAACCGGCAGAGCCACCTAAGAACACTCCTTTACCACCTGCATCCCTTCCTGCAGAGACAGCAGATCCATTACAGCATCTATATTGTACACCAGGTCTCTCCATTACACCAGCATTTACAGTGGAATAAAGTCTGAAATTTTTCCCTATAATCCAGATGTAGCCcatcagccaagaaatgtttggtgtctgaagttttacCCCTAAGTTTTATAGTACAGCTACAGAAGTAATAgaagcttttttaaaatttcttttaaatttcTGTCTATTTCAGTGactcagatgtaaacagaatcaCATCACTCAAAGGGGTTTATTGTGAAAGTGTTTATTGTAGAGCAATGTATAGACTCATATTTCTTTAAAGTGggggtgacaggaaccagaagtTGTGATGTTTTTACcaatatttccattttatttactatcgaGAACCACCAGACGAGTGAacatttcttcagatttttaaaaaaataatatttgtaaTGGCAATATTAGGgatgggtgatatggcaaaagaACTATAtatcatgatacacaatatgttcatatttttctgAATCTGATCAATTGGAAAAGACAGTAGtaccacattttttaaaaatgctataaaaactatgaaaacattttatgttcCAGATTTCATACACTGCACTGAACAGAATCTAGTTAAACAGAATTAACTACGTTCTccttataataaaacatgcagttgtcAGTCAGTGTTCTAGAAATACTGTTGATATGTTCCACGATATGTTGAGAGAAGTATATTGTGTTGTGACAGGTTTTATCATGacaatgataaatattgtcatgttGCCCAGCCCCAGATAATATaattgtaaatctgaaaaaatatgatTTCTCTGGGTGCTATGTTGTCctacagcaccctgcatgtacagtgcatccggaaagtattcacagcgcttcactttttccacattttgttttgttacagccttattccaaattgaattaaattaatctttttcctctaaattctacacaaaataccccattgtgaccatgtgaaaaacgttttctcgagagttttgaaaatttattaaaattaaaaaacaaagaaatcatatttacataagtattcacagcctttgcttaatactttgtagaaccacctttggcagcaactacagcctcaagtctttttgaatatgatgccacaagcttggcacacctatctttaggcagttttgcccattcttctttgcagtacctctgaagctccatcaggttggatgggagacgtctgtgcacagccattttcagatctctccagagatgttcaatcggattcaagtctgggctctggctgggccactccaggacattcacagagtggtcctgaagccactgctttgagatcttagctgtgtgcttcggatcgttgtcctgctgaaaaatgaaccgtcgccccagtctgaggtcaagagcgctctggagcaggtttttatccaggatgtctctgtacattgcggcattcatctttccctctatcctgactagtctgccagttcctgctgctgagaaacatccccatagcatgatgctgccaccaccatgcttgactgtagggatggtattggcctcgtgatgagcagtgcctggtttcctccaaacatgacgcctggcattcacaccaaagagttcaatctttgtctcatcagaccagagaattttgtttctcatggtctgagagtccttcaggtgcctttttgcaaattccagacgggctgccttgtgccttttactaaggagtggctttcgcctggccactctgccatacaggcctgattggtggattgctgcagagatggttgtccttctgcaaggttctcctctctccacggaggaacgctggagctctgacagagtgatcattgggttcttggtcacctccctgaccaaggcccttctcccccgatcgctcaatttagacggccggccagctctaggaagagtcctggtggttccgaacttcttccatttacgaatgatggaggccactgtgctcattgggaccttcaacgcagcagtaatttttctgtatccttccccagatttgtgcctcgagacaattttgtctcggaggtctacagacaattcctttgacttcatgcttggtgtttgcgctctgacatgcagtcaactgtgggaccttatatagacaggtgtgtgcctttccaaatcatgtccaatcaaccacaggtggactccatttaagctgtagaaacatctcaaggatgatcagtggaaacaggatgcacctgagctcaattttgagcttcatggcaaaggctgtgaatacttatgtaaatatgatttctttgttttttaattttaatacattttcaaaactctcgagaaaacttttttcacatggtcacaatggggtattttgtgtagaattttgaggaaaaagattaatataattaaatttggaataaggctgtaacaaaacaaaatgtggaaaaagtgaagcgctgtgaatactttccggatgcactgtacctctccaccataaattatttggaaaaaatacatttaaggcCAAAAATTGtcataaatcaatcaatcaattataAAGCCTGCTCTCAgccatcaggcagcatattgtttgtgatttttttttttttttttaataaatttttaGAGGCATTCAGACATCTTGTTCACCAACACTGTGACAAAAATTTTGTCGTCACATTTTGCACTCATATtatgctttgtttacattttgaccATTTGATTATCTAGAAACTTTGGAACGAAAACAGTAATTCCCCTAGACTTATTtgatttctgacactgcatgacatactggtatttataaaaatggatgAAAGTACTGACCAAACTCAGGCATCAAGACAATCACCACTGCTATGGCTAGGCagcatactttatttttaatacatgTGTGTATCATTGTGTAAAGGTATTTTTTGACTTCCACTAATTCTTATTTTTACAGTAGTGGTTCTCAGACTGGTCCCCACAGACCAtctccatttcttttttctgttcttatgTGTTAAGAGCTTAGATACGGTTAAAACAGTACCATCTGAAGGGCTTTAGGACTTGTTTAAGAACCATTGCTTTGGAATAATTCTTTAGTGTaatttttcctttgacttctaGACTTGAATTGGTTTCACTGTCTTTGTGGTCAGTCAGGGAACTCAACGTTTAACCGTGCGAAGCTACTGAACGTGGGAGTGCGAGAGGCTCTGAAGGAGGAGGACTGGAGTTGCATCTTCCTCCATGATGTTGACCTGCTCccagaaaatgaccataatacctACACCTGCCACCCGCAGTACCCCACTCACCTTTCTGTGGCTATGGACAAGTTCAGATACAGGTAGCCCCATCTGGAGGAGGCGCTGTTGGGATCTTCTCAAGGAAATTCATGCTTTGACCAGCGTTGATCTTTGTCTCCTTTCTCATTGGTTCTTTAGGCTGCCATATCCGCAGTATTTTGGAGGGGTGTCAGCCGTCACTCCAGATCAATACCTCAAAATGAATGGCTTCCCAAACCAGTACTGGGGATGGGGAGGAGAAGATGATGACATTGCGACTAGGTGACCGACCAGACCTCGTGCACTTGCactcaagaaccatttttaaaaatgcctcATGTGAAATGAGTGTGTGAACTTGTTGCATGTTGTCTGTTGGTTGTCTTTTACCTCTCTTTCCATTACGCTCTCACTGACCCTCTTATCACTATGCTCCTTACCACTGCATCTGTCCATCTGCATAGCCACTGGAGGGGTCAGTAAGTAAACTGAATCACCAGTCCTAATGTGATGTTCAAGGCTTCAACCTTTGCTTTTTTGAAAACTTCAGATGATCAGAGTTTAACCTAAGTTTGGTTCTTCAACTCCAACCATCATTTTTCTCCACTGTTGAGTGTGGAACTACATGATTAAGGATCTAGTATGTTGGGAAGCCAAACTAAAGTTGAAGCTTTGTAACAGTGGTTGGGTTAGTGTTAAGTTGTTTTAAGATTTGGGTTTCCTTCTCTCTGGTTTGCTCTCTCCTTTGTCTTTGCCGTGGTCCTATAATACAAACACTGAAACTGTTGCTGAGACTGGCTGCCCGTTCCCAGTAGTGCAGGGCTTCTTAATCCATGGATGCTTTAGTTCTGTTGGAAAATCAGTTGAGTGTGCGCTCCTGAACCTGGTGTGCACCCTGGACTGGGTGCAGAAGGTACTTTGTTCCATTGATTTCTTGTTAAATAGATCAGCGCATTTTGCCTGACCCAGATGACTAGTGGGGAGGCCCCAGAGGAAGGACCCAAAACTAGCTTTCAGTATCATCTTTTACAGCAGTTGATTAGAAATATGCTATTGTACAAAAACCTGAGAAAAGGCGCCTAGACCCAACATTACTGACTTTTAGTATTGTAACTGTTAGATTATGAGTTGTGACCAGTGGTGTAACTACAGGGGGTGTGAGGGGGCAGTTGCACTGGGACACTGCTGACCAGACCccttaaaatctttttttttttcatctattTATCTCGTATAGATACTGATACACCATGACGCACAGAAGGGTCTAATTGCTTAGTAACATACCTCAGTTAGCTTCCATCATCACTGTGATGTCTGTTTAACCCCCTCTTATTCATATTTCActcaaataatatataaaaatatgaattttagCAAAATCGCATAATTTTTTGCACTGAGGCCTCTAAGATCTCATTTATGCCACTGGTTCATACCTCCTAAGCCTATTTTAAGCtacatttattaatttagtAAGTTTTAGTAGTGCTCCttcttttgtctgtcttttcaTGGAGTCATTCCATCCATTCTCTGGTGTCTTCTCTCAAAttgtttttgcatcattttcTCCTTGATGTATGATCTGTCTCCTCAGAGTTCGTCTCTCTGGGATGAAGATAGTGCGCCCCCCTGTGGCCATTGGCCATTATAAGATGATTAAGCATAAAGGGGACCAGGGTAATGAGCAGAACCCTAGAAGGTAATCAAGCATGGCTGCCTTTTGCAACATTGATGTAGGAGGAATGTCATAGTCCTCGACCTTTACTTCACAAGTTCTACTGATCTTTTAGGTGCATACATACTGTCTGATTAACTCCTGTCTAATCTCAAATAAACAGGTTTGATTTGTTGAAGCGCACCAGGCTAAACTGGAGATCAGATGGCCTCAACTCGTTGACCTATGAGCTTCTGTCCAAAGAGCTCGAGCCACTGTACACCAACTTGTCCGTTAACATCGGGGAAGACCCTCACCCTCCGAAGAAAAAGTCAGAGCCCCCTCGGAATGTCTCTCGCCCTACAGCCAAACCCATAGTCAGGAGCAAAGAACTGGGAAAACTGGGTGTCTTCTCCACTCAAGCAACCAAACTGGAGCATGCCGAATTGAAAGTGGCCAACAAGAGTTCAGGTGTTGTTCAGAAAGTTGTGAAACAGGAGGTTGGTTGATGGCAAACACATAGTCTGTAAACCATCGGCACAAGTACCATACAGGGTAATTTCTCAAATGGATGGTGCACTTGTAACATGCCGGTTtgcttcattttctgttttaaaatcatGGAGCTTTGCACTGAGTTGTCATTTTCACTGAAGGTCCACCGACAGGGGTGACGTTTTAACTGCTCATTCCCCTCTGGAGTATCTCCAACACTGGCATGGTGTCATTTGCACAAACTTGCTGTACCATCTTCTGAAGATCACCCTGCCACGGGACGGATCAGAGAGAGAGCCGAGTTAAAAGTGACCTGTTCATGTGCACTTGTGCTGTAGAGACACTTGCACCAGTGCTAGTCCCTGTGTGCTTATTCAGCCAGCCTGCTGTCAGCTGCTAATCTTCACCCCACCGTGTGGGTTTGTCTCTCTGTGCCTTTTTCTCACTCTAGAACCATCAGTCTCTATCAGCGTCTTACTACATATGTTCTCAAACCCCAAGACAAACACATATTAGTTCGCACTGGTGTGTCAGAGTAATACTAGAGCTTAATTTCTGATCCTCTTATTTCTAATCAGCACACACTGCTTTGTGATCTTGTGCTTGAGCAGACTGTTATCACTGTGGACTATTTTTGGTCTTGCTCGGGAAACGTTCATCACATGTTTGCACAGGTTCGTGTTCTTGTTTTTGAGACCTTTGTTCTTCTAACAGTGAGCACTGACTCATTTTTTCTTTAAGCTGCTCAAATcactttatatttttgttatggAGTCTAATAGGGTATATTTAATCGCGTTATTGTATGGTGCCTCTGTTGATTTTGATTTTGGTTAGACAATCAGTGAGAAGTAAACTAGCTGGCAAATCATATATCAAATGGGTCATAGTTTTTATCATTATAATAAAATACTCTAGCTAGTTAGTTTGATTCAGCTTAGAACATTCTAATATAATAGGTTTTGTTAAGGTATTAAAGTTATCAGCGTTAAGTGGATTCATTTCAAGGAAGTGTAAACTCCCTCTGTTGCTATGTTACTATAATGCTAAATAGTTCTGGGCATTTGTGCATCAGCTATATCAATTCTACCCCAGCCAACATTTGCCATATGCACACTATTACACAGTTaaacttttattgtttatttatttaaatattccgTAACACTGGgactcattcaccaaccattcttaagaaatgtcttcttaaaacccacttgcGCAACTGTCACGAAGATTCTGatgttcaccagtgttttcttattcattcttaggtaagaacagaatctgcacacacATTTAAGACAAAGGTGTGAATTCTGCACTTTAAGAACACATAATGATTCttatgtagactttttcttgggaaaatttaagaaaaaacctTGAAGATATTAGTGAACGAGGTCCAGTGATATcactgtatacagtactgtgcaaaagtcagagcccacccttcatttacttaatttccagtgaaaatggccagtaagtacaagttgtttactggaggcagtcatgggctggaggttagggaaccaacaTTGTGACTGGAAGAACattggtttgatcccctgagctgacaggatatgactgaagtgcccttgagcactTTAACCTCCAAACCTCCAAACCTCCAAACTGCCCctcgggcgctgtggatagggctgccaactgcccctgagtgtgtgtgtgtgtgtgtgtgtgtgtgtgtgtgtgttcactagtttgcatgtatgtggtgggtgtttcactgcacagatgggttgaATGCAGAGGCCTAATTCCTCtctgtgcaaacacagttggccaATAGTTCTGAATTCCATTCTGTTCTactctatatattacattttgcagtATTTAATATGTTTGGTTTTATCACAGCTGCTTTTGCTTTTAGTTTTCCAAAGAAACCGTCAGAAATATTTTTGAAAGTTCAGGCTTAGAAGCTGTTTGcgtgttgaagtct from Pygocentrus nattereri isolate fPygNat1 chromosome 9, fPygNat1.pri, whole genome shotgun sequence harbors:
- the b4galt3 gene encoding beta-1,4-galactosyltransferase 3, whose translation is MVCCGRALDSPCTLALLVGFQFAFVLYFSLGGFRGLVSVLVHSSEPEFDYSRPHDVYTNLSQLSALLPPQPGPTGANQQLRDCLLPSPLLVGPVSVRLSSPPSLEEIKEKNPLVTLGGRYRPLDCEPRHHTAIVVPYRNRQSHLRTLLYHLHPFLQRQQIHYSIYIVHQSGNSTFNRAKLLNVGVREALKEEDWSCIFLHDVDLLPENDHNTYTCHPQYPTHLSVAMDKFRYRLPYPQYFGGVSAVTPDQYLKMNGFPNQYWGWGGEDDDIATRVRLSGMKIVRPPVAIGHYKMIKHKGDQGNEQNPRRFDLLKRTRLNWRSDGLNSLTYELLSKELEPLYTNLSVNIGEDPHPPKKKSEPPRNVSRPTAKPIVRSKELGKLGVFSTQATKLEHAELKVANKSSGVVQKVVKQEVG